The following coding sequences lie in one Stigmatopora nigra isolate UIUO_SnigA chromosome 4, RoL_Snig_1.1, whole genome shotgun sequence genomic window:
- the LOC144195777 gene encoding oxysterol-binding protein 2-like isoform X4, translating to MHVDDSGDEDPVSQSDCSEIQGTLKILISKLDDLSTCNDLIAKHGAALQRSLSELESLKVPVEGGEKIKAVNERATLFRITSNAMINACRDFLDLSETHSRKWQRAFQYEREQRAHLEETIELLAKQHNSLERAWRVAPTLSSSTPSAPTNKKEASERLQGEASDEDEDTEFFDAMEDSPAFITVTATDNTQHRRSQTSLSGAIGGNSYDWNQDDHMSPSYNDVSGKELQPRRQRRTCVPDKPNYSLNLWSIMKNCIGKELSKIPMPVNFNEPLSMLQRLTEDLEYHELLDKAARCDSSLEQMCLVAAFSVSSYSTTVYRTAKPFNPLLGETYELDRLEDFGYRSLCEQVSHHPPAAAHHVISQRGWTLWQEITIASKFRGKYLSIMPLGAIHLLFQSSGNHYVWRKVTSTVHNIIVGKLWIDQSGDIEIVNHRTKETCQLKFSPYSYFSRDVARKVTGVVADSGGQAHYILSGTWDEKMESAKIIQSSRGGSGSEGKQKTIYQTLPSKLLWKKYPLPENAENMYYFSALALTLNEQDDGVCLTDSRLRPDQRLMEDGQWDEANSEKQRLEEKQRAVRRKREAEASDAQDEESDYEAGREFEGYQPQWFQQRRDSVTGETNFVYKGGYWEAKERQDWNMCPNIF from the exons ATGCATGTGG ATGACTCAGGAGACGAGGATCCGGTATCCCAATCGGACTGCAGTGAGATTCAGGGAACTTTAAAGatactcatcagcaagcttgaTGACCTCAGCACATGTAATGACTTGATTGCCAAACACGGGGCTGCCTTGCAACGATCTCTAAGTGAACTCGAAAGCCTGAAAGTTCCTGTGGAGGGAGGAGAGAAGATCAAGGCGGTCAACGAGCGCGCCACTCTCTTTCGGATCACTTCCAATGCTATGATCAAT GCTTGTCGAGATTTTCTGGACCTATCCGAGACTCACAGTAGGAAGTGGCAACGGGCATTTCAGTATGAGCGTGAGCAGCGTGCCCACTTGGAGGAGACCATTGAGCTGTTAGCCAAGCAGCACAACAGTCTGGAGCGCGCGTGGAGGGTGGCGCCTACACTTTCATCCAGTACACCCAGTGCGCCGACCAACAAGAAGG AAGCGAGTGAAAGGCTCCAAGGTGAGGCGagtgatgaagatgaggatacTGAGTTCTTTGACGCCATGGAGGATTCCCCTGCTTTTATCACAGTGACGGCGACGGACAACACACAGCACAG GCGATCTCAGACAAGTTTAAGTGGAGCAATTGGAGGCAATTCCTACGACTGGAACCAGGACGATCAC ATGTCTCCAAGCTATAACGATGTGTCAGGGAAGGAGCTGCAACCTCGTAGACAACGGCGGACTTGTGTTCCAGACAAGCCTAACTACTCCCTCAATTTGTGGAGCATCATGAAGAACTGTATTGGCAAAGAGCTCTCCAAAATCCCTATGCCT GTGAACTTCAATGAGCCTCTTTCAATGCTGCAGCGTCTGACTGAAGACTTGGAATATCACGAGCTTCTGGATAAGGCAGCCCGCTGTGACTCTTCGTTAGAGCAAATGTGTCTAGTGGCGGCGTTTTCCGTCTCTTCTTATTCCACAACTGTCTACCGGACAGCCAAGCCCTTCAACCCTCTTCTGGGGGAGACCTACGAGCTTGACCGCCTTGAGGACTTTGGCTACCGCTCACTATGCGAGCAG GTGAGCCATCACCCTCCCGCAGCTGCCCATCATGTGATTTCCCAACGGGGCTGGACCTTGTGGCAGGAAATTACAATTGCCAGCAAGTTCCGTGGAAAATACCTCTCTATCATGCCTTTGG GTGCAATTCATTTGCTATTCCAGTCCAGCGGAAACCACTATGTGTGGAGAAAAGTCACGTCCACTGTGCATAACATCATTGTGGGCAAGCTTTGGATTGACCAG TCTGGTGATATAGAGATAGTCAATCACAGGACCAAAGAGACCTGTCAACTGAAATTTTCTCCCTACAGTTATTTCTCCAGGGATGTTGCTCGGAAG GTGACAGGCGTGGTGGCCGACAGTGGCGGGCAGGCTCATTACATCCTGTCTGGAACGTGGGATGAGAAAATGGAGAGTGCCAAGATCATTCAGAGCAGCCGAGGCGGTAGTGGATCAGAGGGCAAGCAGAAGACCATCTACCAGACCTTGCCTTCCAAACTTTTATGGAAGAAGTATCCGCTTCC AGAGAATGCGGAGAACATGTACTATTTCTCAGCGCTGGCGCTGACCCTGAACGAGCAGGATGACGGCGTCTGTCTGACCGACAGCCGCCTGAGACCCGACCAGCGGCTGATGGAAGACGGTCAATGGGATGAAGCCAACTCGGAGAAGCAAAGGTTAGAAGAGAAACAGAGAGCGGTGAGAAGGAAGAGAGAAGCGGAAGCCTCAGACGCTCAGGATGAAG AAAGTGATTATGAAGCTG GTCGCGAATTCGAAGGCTACCAGCCACAGTGGTTTCAACAGAGGAGGGACTCGGTCACCGGAGAGACAAACTTTGTATACAAAGGGGGCTACTGGGAGGCCAAGGAGAGGCAGGACTGGAACATGTGCCCCAATATATTCTAA
- the LOC144195777 gene encoding oxysterol-binding protein 2-like isoform X1: MSEQGKSSASAAAAAPPAAGSDTHKGWLFKWTNYLKGYQRRWFVLSNGMLSYYRTQAEMAHTCRGTINLATTHIDTEDACNIVLSSSGRTYHLKASTEQERQRWVTALDLARTKAISMMNDQSDDSGDEDPVSQSDCSEIQGTLKILISKLDDLSTCNDLIAKHGAALQRSLSELESLKVPVEGGEKIKAVNERATLFRITSNAMINACRDFLDLSETHSRKWQRAFQYEREQRAHLEETIELLAKQHNSLERAWRVAPTLSSSTPSAPTNKKEASERLQGEASDEDEDTEFFDAMEDSPAFITVTATDNTQHRRSQTSLSGAIGGNSYDWNQDDHMSPSYNDVSGKELQPRRQRRTCVPDKPNYSLNLWSIMKNCIGKELSKIPMPVNFNEPLSMLQRLTEDLEYHELLDKAARCDSSLEQMCLVAAFSVSSYSTTVYRTAKPFNPLLGETYELDRLEDFGYRSLCEQVSHHPPAAAHHVISQRGWTLWQEITIASKFRGKYLSIMPLGAIHLLFQSSGNHYVWRKVTSTVHNIIVGKLWIDQSGDIEIVNHRTKETCQLKFSPYSYFSRDVARKVTGVVADSGGQAHYILSGTWDEKMESAKIIQSSRGGSGSEGKQKTIYQTLPSKLLWKKYPLPENAENMYYFSALALTLNEQDDGVCLTDSRLRPDQRLMEDGQWDEANSEKQRLEEKQRAVRRKREAEASDAQDEESDYEAGREFEGYQPQWFQQRRDSVTGETNFVYKGGYWEAKERQDWNMCPNIF; encoded by the exons ATGAGTGAGCAAGGGAAGAGCTCGGCATCTGCGGCTGCCGCGGCCCCACCAGCGGCAGGCTCGGATACGCATAAAGGGTGGCTTTTTAAATGGACCAACTACCTGAAAGGATACCAGCGGCGATGGTTCGTTCTCAGCAACGGCATGCTTTCCTATTACAG GACACAGGCAGAAATGGCACACACTTGTCGTGGGACAATCAACCTGGCCACCACTCACATCGACACAGAGGACGCTTGCAATATTGTGCTGAGCAGCAGTGGTCGGACGTACCACTTGAAAGCTAGTACTGAACAGGAGCGGCAGCGGTGGGTCACAGCCCTTGACTTGGCCAGAACTAAAGCCATTTCCATGATGAATGACCAATCTG ATGACTCAGGAGACGAGGATCCGGTATCCCAATCGGACTGCAGTGAGATTCAGGGAACTTTAAAGatactcatcagcaagcttgaTGACCTCAGCACATGTAATGACTTGATTGCCAAACACGGGGCTGCCTTGCAACGATCTCTAAGTGAACTCGAAAGCCTGAAAGTTCCTGTGGAGGGAGGAGAGAAGATCAAGGCGGTCAACGAGCGCGCCACTCTCTTTCGGATCACTTCCAATGCTATGATCAAT GCTTGTCGAGATTTTCTGGACCTATCCGAGACTCACAGTAGGAAGTGGCAACGGGCATTTCAGTATGAGCGTGAGCAGCGTGCCCACTTGGAGGAGACCATTGAGCTGTTAGCCAAGCAGCACAACAGTCTGGAGCGCGCGTGGAGGGTGGCGCCTACACTTTCATCCAGTACACCCAGTGCGCCGACCAACAAGAAGG AAGCGAGTGAAAGGCTCCAAGGTGAGGCGagtgatgaagatgaggatacTGAGTTCTTTGACGCCATGGAGGATTCCCCTGCTTTTATCACAGTGACGGCGACGGACAACACACAGCACAG GCGATCTCAGACAAGTTTAAGTGGAGCAATTGGAGGCAATTCCTACGACTGGAACCAGGACGATCAC ATGTCTCCAAGCTATAACGATGTGTCAGGGAAGGAGCTGCAACCTCGTAGACAACGGCGGACTTGTGTTCCAGACAAGCCTAACTACTCCCTCAATTTGTGGAGCATCATGAAGAACTGTATTGGCAAAGAGCTCTCCAAAATCCCTATGCCT GTGAACTTCAATGAGCCTCTTTCAATGCTGCAGCGTCTGACTGAAGACTTGGAATATCACGAGCTTCTGGATAAGGCAGCCCGCTGTGACTCTTCGTTAGAGCAAATGTGTCTAGTGGCGGCGTTTTCCGTCTCTTCTTATTCCACAACTGTCTACCGGACAGCCAAGCCCTTCAACCCTCTTCTGGGGGAGACCTACGAGCTTGACCGCCTTGAGGACTTTGGCTACCGCTCACTATGCGAGCAG GTGAGCCATCACCCTCCCGCAGCTGCCCATCATGTGATTTCCCAACGGGGCTGGACCTTGTGGCAGGAAATTACAATTGCCAGCAAGTTCCGTGGAAAATACCTCTCTATCATGCCTTTGG GTGCAATTCATTTGCTATTCCAGTCCAGCGGAAACCACTATGTGTGGAGAAAAGTCACGTCCACTGTGCATAACATCATTGTGGGCAAGCTTTGGATTGACCAG TCTGGTGATATAGAGATAGTCAATCACAGGACCAAAGAGACCTGTCAACTGAAATTTTCTCCCTACAGTTATTTCTCCAGGGATGTTGCTCGGAAG GTGACAGGCGTGGTGGCCGACAGTGGCGGGCAGGCTCATTACATCCTGTCTGGAACGTGGGATGAGAAAATGGAGAGTGCCAAGATCATTCAGAGCAGCCGAGGCGGTAGTGGATCAGAGGGCAAGCAGAAGACCATCTACCAGACCTTGCCTTCCAAACTTTTATGGAAGAAGTATCCGCTTCC AGAGAATGCGGAGAACATGTACTATTTCTCAGCGCTGGCGCTGACCCTGAACGAGCAGGATGACGGCGTCTGTCTGACCGACAGCCGCCTGAGACCCGACCAGCGGCTGATGGAAGACGGTCAATGGGATGAAGCCAACTCGGAGAAGCAAAGGTTAGAAGAGAAACAGAGAGCGGTGAGAAGGAAGAGAGAAGCGGAAGCCTCAGACGCTCAGGATGAAG AAAGTGATTATGAAGCTG GTCGCGAATTCGAAGGCTACCAGCCACAGTGGTTTCAACAGAGGAGGGACTCGGTCACCGGAGAGACAAACTTTGTATACAAAGGGGGCTACTGGGAGGCCAAGGAGAGGCAGGACTGGAACATGTGCCCCAATATATTCTAA
- the LOC144195777 gene encoding oxysterol-binding protein 2-like isoform X6, with the protein MKGRRCWEPRSVRSLCASSCFSKLNRDDSGDEDPVSQSDCSEIQGTLKILISKLDDLSTCNDLIAKHGAALQRSLSELESLKVPVEGGEKIKAVNERATLFRITSNAMINACRDFLDLSETHSRKWQRAFQYEREQRAHLEETIELLAKQHNSLERAWRVAPTLSSSTPSAPTNKKEASERLQGEASDEDEDTEFFDAMEDSPAFITVTATDNTQHRRSQTSLSGAIGGNSYDWNQDDHMSPSYNDVSGKELQPRRQRRTCVPDKPNYSLNLWSIMKNCIGKELSKIPMPVNFNEPLSMLQRLTEDLEYHELLDKAARCDSSLEQMCLVAAFSVSSYSTTVYRTAKPFNPLLGETYELDRLEDFGYRSLCEQVSHHPPAAAHHVISQRGWTLWQEITIASKFRGKYLSIMPLGAIHLLFQSSGNHYVWRKVTSTVHNIIVGKLWIDQSGDIEIVNHRTKETCQLKFSPYSYFSRDVARKVTGVVADSGGQAHYILSGTWDEKMESAKIIQSSRGGSGSEGKQKTIYQTLPSKLLWKKYPLPENAENMYYFSALALTLNEQDDGVCLTDSRLRPDQRLMEDGQWDEANSEKQRLEEKQRAVRRKREAEASDAQDEGREFEGYQPQWFQQRRDSVTGETNFVYKGGYWEAKERQDWNMCPNIF; encoded by the exons ATGAAGGGCCGGAGATGCTGGGAGCCCAGAAGTGTCCGCTCCCTCTGTGCCTCGAGCTGCTTCAGTAAACTCAATCGGG ATGACTCAGGAGACGAGGATCCGGTATCCCAATCGGACTGCAGTGAGATTCAGGGAACTTTAAAGatactcatcagcaagcttgaTGACCTCAGCACATGTAATGACTTGATTGCCAAACACGGGGCTGCCTTGCAACGATCTCTAAGTGAACTCGAAAGCCTGAAAGTTCCTGTGGAGGGAGGAGAGAAGATCAAGGCGGTCAACGAGCGCGCCACTCTCTTTCGGATCACTTCCAATGCTATGATCAAT GCTTGTCGAGATTTTCTGGACCTATCCGAGACTCACAGTAGGAAGTGGCAACGGGCATTTCAGTATGAGCGTGAGCAGCGTGCCCACTTGGAGGAGACCATTGAGCTGTTAGCCAAGCAGCACAACAGTCTGGAGCGCGCGTGGAGGGTGGCGCCTACACTTTCATCCAGTACACCCAGTGCGCCGACCAACAAGAAGG AAGCGAGTGAAAGGCTCCAAGGTGAGGCGagtgatgaagatgaggatacTGAGTTCTTTGACGCCATGGAGGATTCCCCTGCTTTTATCACAGTGACGGCGACGGACAACACACAGCACAG GCGATCTCAGACAAGTTTAAGTGGAGCAATTGGAGGCAATTCCTACGACTGGAACCAGGACGATCAC ATGTCTCCAAGCTATAACGATGTGTCAGGGAAGGAGCTGCAACCTCGTAGACAACGGCGGACTTGTGTTCCAGACAAGCCTAACTACTCCCTCAATTTGTGGAGCATCATGAAGAACTGTATTGGCAAAGAGCTCTCCAAAATCCCTATGCCT GTGAACTTCAATGAGCCTCTTTCAATGCTGCAGCGTCTGACTGAAGACTTGGAATATCACGAGCTTCTGGATAAGGCAGCCCGCTGTGACTCTTCGTTAGAGCAAATGTGTCTAGTGGCGGCGTTTTCCGTCTCTTCTTATTCCACAACTGTCTACCGGACAGCCAAGCCCTTCAACCCTCTTCTGGGGGAGACCTACGAGCTTGACCGCCTTGAGGACTTTGGCTACCGCTCACTATGCGAGCAG GTGAGCCATCACCCTCCCGCAGCTGCCCATCATGTGATTTCCCAACGGGGCTGGACCTTGTGGCAGGAAATTACAATTGCCAGCAAGTTCCGTGGAAAATACCTCTCTATCATGCCTTTGG GTGCAATTCATTTGCTATTCCAGTCCAGCGGAAACCACTATGTGTGGAGAAAAGTCACGTCCACTGTGCATAACATCATTGTGGGCAAGCTTTGGATTGACCAG TCTGGTGATATAGAGATAGTCAATCACAGGACCAAAGAGACCTGTCAACTGAAATTTTCTCCCTACAGTTATTTCTCCAGGGATGTTGCTCGGAAG GTGACAGGCGTGGTGGCCGACAGTGGCGGGCAGGCTCATTACATCCTGTCTGGAACGTGGGATGAGAAAATGGAGAGTGCCAAGATCATTCAGAGCAGCCGAGGCGGTAGTGGATCAGAGGGCAAGCAGAAGACCATCTACCAGACCTTGCCTTCCAAACTTTTATGGAAGAAGTATCCGCTTCC AGAGAATGCGGAGAACATGTACTATTTCTCAGCGCTGGCGCTGACCCTGAACGAGCAGGATGACGGCGTCTGTCTGACCGACAGCCGCCTGAGACCCGACCAGCGGCTGATGGAAGACGGTCAATGGGATGAAGCCAACTCGGAGAAGCAAAGGTTAGAAGAGAAACAGAGAGCGGTGAGAAGGAAGAGAGAAGCGGAAGCCTCAGACGCTCAGGATGAAG GTCGCGAATTCGAAGGCTACCAGCCACAGTGGTTTCAACAGAGGAGGGACTCGGTCACCGGAGAGACAAACTTTGTATACAAAGGGGGCTACTGGGAGGCCAAGGAGAGGCAGGACTGGAACATGTGCCCCAATATATTCTAA
- the LOC144195777 gene encoding oxysterol-binding protein 2-like isoform X2, whose amino-acid sequence MSEQGKSSASAAAAAPPAAGSDTHKGWLFKWTNYLKGYQRRWFVLSNGMLSYYRTQAEMAHTCRGTINLATTHIDTEDACNIVLSSSGRTYHLKASTEQERQRWVTALDLARTKAISMMNDQSDDSGDEDPVSQSDCSEIQGTLKILISKLDDLSTCNDLIAKHGAALQRSLSELESLKVPVEGGEKIKAVNERATLFRITSNAMINACRDFLDLSETHSRKWQRAFQYEREQRAHLEETIELLAKQHNSLERAWRVAPTLSSSTPSAPTNKKEASERLQGEASDEDEDTEFFDAMEDSPAFITVTATDNTQHRRSQTSLSGAIGGNSYDWNQDDHMSPSYNDVSGKELQPRRQRRTCVPDKPNYSLNLWSIMKNCIGKELSKIPMPVNFNEPLSMLQRLTEDLEYHELLDKAARCDSSLEQMCLVAAFSVSSYSTTVYRTAKPFNPLLGETYELDRLEDFGYRSLCEQVSHHPPAAAHHVISQRGWTLWQEITIASKFRGKYLSIMPLGAIHLLFQSSGNHYVWRKVTSTVHNIIVGKLWIDQSGDIEIVNHRTKETCQLKFSPYSYFSRDVARKVTGVVADSGGQAHYILSGTWDEKMESAKIIQSSRGGSGSEGKQKTIYQTLPSKLLWKKYPLPENAENMYYFSALALTLNEQDDGVCLTDSRLRPDQRLMEDGQWDEANSEKQRLEEKQRAVRRKREAEASDAQDEGREFEGYQPQWFQQRRDSVTGETNFVYKGGYWEAKERQDWNMCPNIF is encoded by the exons ATGAGTGAGCAAGGGAAGAGCTCGGCATCTGCGGCTGCCGCGGCCCCACCAGCGGCAGGCTCGGATACGCATAAAGGGTGGCTTTTTAAATGGACCAACTACCTGAAAGGATACCAGCGGCGATGGTTCGTTCTCAGCAACGGCATGCTTTCCTATTACAG GACACAGGCAGAAATGGCACACACTTGTCGTGGGACAATCAACCTGGCCACCACTCACATCGACACAGAGGACGCTTGCAATATTGTGCTGAGCAGCAGTGGTCGGACGTACCACTTGAAAGCTAGTACTGAACAGGAGCGGCAGCGGTGGGTCACAGCCCTTGACTTGGCCAGAACTAAAGCCATTTCCATGATGAATGACCAATCTG ATGACTCAGGAGACGAGGATCCGGTATCCCAATCGGACTGCAGTGAGATTCAGGGAACTTTAAAGatactcatcagcaagcttgaTGACCTCAGCACATGTAATGACTTGATTGCCAAACACGGGGCTGCCTTGCAACGATCTCTAAGTGAACTCGAAAGCCTGAAAGTTCCTGTGGAGGGAGGAGAGAAGATCAAGGCGGTCAACGAGCGCGCCACTCTCTTTCGGATCACTTCCAATGCTATGATCAAT GCTTGTCGAGATTTTCTGGACCTATCCGAGACTCACAGTAGGAAGTGGCAACGGGCATTTCAGTATGAGCGTGAGCAGCGTGCCCACTTGGAGGAGACCATTGAGCTGTTAGCCAAGCAGCACAACAGTCTGGAGCGCGCGTGGAGGGTGGCGCCTACACTTTCATCCAGTACACCCAGTGCGCCGACCAACAAGAAGG AAGCGAGTGAAAGGCTCCAAGGTGAGGCGagtgatgaagatgaggatacTGAGTTCTTTGACGCCATGGAGGATTCCCCTGCTTTTATCACAGTGACGGCGACGGACAACACACAGCACAG GCGATCTCAGACAAGTTTAAGTGGAGCAATTGGAGGCAATTCCTACGACTGGAACCAGGACGATCAC ATGTCTCCAAGCTATAACGATGTGTCAGGGAAGGAGCTGCAACCTCGTAGACAACGGCGGACTTGTGTTCCAGACAAGCCTAACTACTCCCTCAATTTGTGGAGCATCATGAAGAACTGTATTGGCAAAGAGCTCTCCAAAATCCCTATGCCT GTGAACTTCAATGAGCCTCTTTCAATGCTGCAGCGTCTGACTGAAGACTTGGAATATCACGAGCTTCTGGATAAGGCAGCCCGCTGTGACTCTTCGTTAGAGCAAATGTGTCTAGTGGCGGCGTTTTCCGTCTCTTCTTATTCCACAACTGTCTACCGGACAGCCAAGCCCTTCAACCCTCTTCTGGGGGAGACCTACGAGCTTGACCGCCTTGAGGACTTTGGCTACCGCTCACTATGCGAGCAG GTGAGCCATCACCCTCCCGCAGCTGCCCATCATGTGATTTCCCAACGGGGCTGGACCTTGTGGCAGGAAATTACAATTGCCAGCAAGTTCCGTGGAAAATACCTCTCTATCATGCCTTTGG GTGCAATTCATTTGCTATTCCAGTCCAGCGGAAACCACTATGTGTGGAGAAAAGTCACGTCCACTGTGCATAACATCATTGTGGGCAAGCTTTGGATTGACCAG TCTGGTGATATAGAGATAGTCAATCACAGGACCAAAGAGACCTGTCAACTGAAATTTTCTCCCTACAGTTATTTCTCCAGGGATGTTGCTCGGAAG GTGACAGGCGTGGTGGCCGACAGTGGCGGGCAGGCTCATTACATCCTGTCTGGAACGTGGGATGAGAAAATGGAGAGTGCCAAGATCATTCAGAGCAGCCGAGGCGGTAGTGGATCAGAGGGCAAGCAGAAGACCATCTACCAGACCTTGCCTTCCAAACTTTTATGGAAGAAGTATCCGCTTCC AGAGAATGCGGAGAACATGTACTATTTCTCAGCGCTGGCGCTGACCCTGAACGAGCAGGATGACGGCGTCTGTCTGACCGACAGCCGCCTGAGACCCGACCAGCGGCTGATGGAAGACGGTCAATGGGATGAAGCCAACTCGGAGAAGCAAAGGTTAGAAGAGAAACAGAGAGCGGTGAGAAGGAAGAGAGAAGCGGAAGCCTCAGACGCTCAGGATGAAG GTCGCGAATTCGAAGGCTACCAGCCACAGTGGTTTCAACAGAGGAGGGACTCGGTCACCGGAGAGACAAACTTTGTATACAAAGGGGGCTACTGGGAGGCCAAGGAGAGGCAGGACTGGAACATGTGCCCCAATATATTCTAA
- the LOC144195777 gene encoding oxysterol-binding protein 2-like isoform X3 translates to MKGRRCWEPRSVRSLCASSCFSKLNRDDSGDEDPVSQSDCSEIQGTLKILISKLDDLSTCNDLIAKHGAALQRSLSELESLKVPVEGGEKIKAVNERATLFRITSNAMINACRDFLDLSETHSRKWQRAFQYEREQRAHLEETIELLAKQHNSLERAWRVAPTLSSSTPSAPTNKKEASERLQGEASDEDEDTEFFDAMEDSPAFITVTATDNTQHRRSQTSLSGAIGGNSYDWNQDDHMSPSYNDVSGKELQPRRQRRTCVPDKPNYSLNLWSIMKNCIGKELSKIPMPVNFNEPLSMLQRLTEDLEYHELLDKAARCDSSLEQMCLVAAFSVSSYSTTVYRTAKPFNPLLGETYELDRLEDFGYRSLCEQVSHHPPAAAHHVISQRGWTLWQEITIASKFRGKYLSIMPLGAIHLLFQSSGNHYVWRKVTSTVHNIIVGKLWIDQSGDIEIVNHRTKETCQLKFSPYSYFSRDVARKVTGVVADSGGQAHYILSGTWDEKMESAKIIQSSRGGSGSEGKQKTIYQTLPSKLLWKKYPLPENAENMYYFSALALTLNEQDDGVCLTDSRLRPDQRLMEDGQWDEANSEKQRLEEKQRAVRRKREAEASDAQDEESDYEAGREFEGYQPQWFQQRRDSVTGETNFVYKGGYWEAKERQDWNMCPNIF, encoded by the exons ATGAAGGGCCGGAGATGCTGGGAGCCCAGAAGTGTCCGCTCCCTCTGTGCCTCGAGCTGCTTCAGTAAACTCAATCGGG ATGACTCAGGAGACGAGGATCCGGTATCCCAATCGGACTGCAGTGAGATTCAGGGAACTTTAAAGatactcatcagcaagcttgaTGACCTCAGCACATGTAATGACTTGATTGCCAAACACGGGGCTGCCTTGCAACGATCTCTAAGTGAACTCGAAAGCCTGAAAGTTCCTGTGGAGGGAGGAGAGAAGATCAAGGCGGTCAACGAGCGCGCCACTCTCTTTCGGATCACTTCCAATGCTATGATCAAT GCTTGTCGAGATTTTCTGGACCTATCCGAGACTCACAGTAGGAAGTGGCAACGGGCATTTCAGTATGAGCGTGAGCAGCGTGCCCACTTGGAGGAGACCATTGAGCTGTTAGCCAAGCAGCACAACAGTCTGGAGCGCGCGTGGAGGGTGGCGCCTACACTTTCATCCAGTACACCCAGTGCGCCGACCAACAAGAAGG AAGCGAGTGAAAGGCTCCAAGGTGAGGCGagtgatgaagatgaggatacTGAGTTCTTTGACGCCATGGAGGATTCCCCTGCTTTTATCACAGTGACGGCGACGGACAACACACAGCACAG GCGATCTCAGACAAGTTTAAGTGGAGCAATTGGAGGCAATTCCTACGACTGGAACCAGGACGATCAC ATGTCTCCAAGCTATAACGATGTGTCAGGGAAGGAGCTGCAACCTCGTAGACAACGGCGGACTTGTGTTCCAGACAAGCCTAACTACTCCCTCAATTTGTGGAGCATCATGAAGAACTGTATTGGCAAAGAGCTCTCCAAAATCCCTATGCCT GTGAACTTCAATGAGCCTCTTTCAATGCTGCAGCGTCTGACTGAAGACTTGGAATATCACGAGCTTCTGGATAAGGCAGCCCGCTGTGACTCTTCGTTAGAGCAAATGTGTCTAGTGGCGGCGTTTTCCGTCTCTTCTTATTCCACAACTGTCTACCGGACAGCCAAGCCCTTCAACCCTCTTCTGGGGGAGACCTACGAGCTTGACCGCCTTGAGGACTTTGGCTACCGCTCACTATGCGAGCAG GTGAGCCATCACCCTCCCGCAGCTGCCCATCATGTGATTTCCCAACGGGGCTGGACCTTGTGGCAGGAAATTACAATTGCCAGCAAGTTCCGTGGAAAATACCTCTCTATCATGCCTTTGG GTGCAATTCATTTGCTATTCCAGTCCAGCGGAAACCACTATGTGTGGAGAAAAGTCACGTCCACTGTGCATAACATCATTGTGGGCAAGCTTTGGATTGACCAG TCTGGTGATATAGAGATAGTCAATCACAGGACCAAAGAGACCTGTCAACTGAAATTTTCTCCCTACAGTTATTTCTCCAGGGATGTTGCTCGGAAG GTGACAGGCGTGGTGGCCGACAGTGGCGGGCAGGCTCATTACATCCTGTCTGGAACGTGGGATGAGAAAATGGAGAGTGCCAAGATCATTCAGAGCAGCCGAGGCGGTAGTGGATCAGAGGGCAAGCAGAAGACCATCTACCAGACCTTGCCTTCCAAACTTTTATGGAAGAAGTATCCGCTTCC AGAGAATGCGGAGAACATGTACTATTTCTCAGCGCTGGCGCTGACCCTGAACGAGCAGGATGACGGCGTCTGTCTGACCGACAGCCGCCTGAGACCCGACCAGCGGCTGATGGAAGACGGTCAATGGGATGAAGCCAACTCGGAGAAGCAAAGGTTAGAAGAGAAACAGAGAGCGGTGAGAAGGAAGAGAGAAGCGGAAGCCTCAGACGCTCAGGATGAAG AAAGTGATTATGAAGCTG GTCGCGAATTCGAAGGCTACCAGCCACAGTGGTTTCAACAGAGGAGGGACTCGGTCACCGGAGAGACAAACTTTGTATACAAAGGGGGCTACTGGGAGGCCAAGGAGAGGCAGGACTGGAACATGTGCCCCAATATATTCTAA